From the genome of Methanothrix soehngenii GP6:
TTTGAATAATGGCACCCTTTTCCAGAATATCTTTGGACATGCTAAACAACTCCTTGATCTGAAATATTCGCTAAGAAGAGATTGGGGTTTTTAGGGCAAAAAGCTTTCCTATTGAATATGACCCATGAAATGGCTGAAGAGGAGCTCGATTGACCAAATCAGTCTCAGTTCCTCTATCAGCATCTCTCTTTTGATATCATGCATGTGCCTTTGCCTGCAATGAGGTCCCGCTGGACCTGCTCTTGCGATGGCGCGAGCGTCTTCCTGCGTACCCATCGCTTTTAACCCACTCACCGGTCTCGTCGTCCTTCTCATACTGTTCTTTTACGGCCGACCAGGCTGATTCGTGAGATGCCTTCTCGCGGGCTGTCTCATCTTCTATCTCCAGATCCTCCCAGCAGCTATTGAAGGCTTTCATGTATATGGTTTTAGCCCGGCTGGGCAGATTTCGGACGCTCTTGGGCAGCTCGCTTATATTTGCATATGGCATCTAATACACCTCCTGTATGTGTTTAGCTCATGATGGCTCTATATTTCTAATAGCCTGGTTAAAAGGTTTTGGGCGGATCTGCTTTCCAGGCGGATTTAGACTAAAAGAATATTTATTGTTAATAAAAAAGGTTTGAGCCGAATATGGTTGCGGCCTGCATGGTGCAACGGACCGCAGCAATTCAGCCCGATCGGGTGCAAAACACGATTCCTTATGAACCCGTCTTTTGCCGCCCTGAAATCCGTCCCTACTTTCTCATGGCCGCTTTGGCCTCTTCCAGCCTTGCCAAGGCTGCGGCCCTATCCGCCTCTGCCTTTTCTTGGCGAGATTGAGATTGATTTAGACCTGATGCGGTCTGTGTCACAGCTGCGGTCGCCCCGGTGCTTGCAGAACCATCCACGGCGTCGGCTTCATCCATTGAGGCTTCAGCGGAGGCTGTGGCACCAGTGGTGGTCGCTGCTCCATCGGCAATCGCTGTGGTGTCCGTGCAGAAGCCGGGGGGGATGGGGGTTAAGCTCTCGTCGACGGTTATGTTCATATAACTCAGAAAATTGAATAATGTATACTCATCCAGGTTGATGTCCATCACTATCAGTGCCGCCGTCTGGTTGGTGGGCTGGTAGGCAGCTAATAATTTCGGCCCCAGTGCTCCCCAAATGGCAGGCTTGTCAGCGATAAAAAGCTCGTTTTCGCTATAGTTCACCAGTGTTATGCTCTCATCAGCAGTGGCGAGCAGGGATTTCAATCCCTCTGCATCGAGAAGTACCTCCGGAGGCTGGCAGGGATATAATAGAAAGATATCGACTGCACTTCCATTCAGGAGAAAGGATGTCTTAATGTCCTTTCCGCCAGGATAATTCAATGTCTCCTGCTCGACTGGCTTTGCTTCTGCTGCCGAGGGAACGAGAGTGACAAACTCTGCATAGTTATTCACTTCGTCGCCAATGGGCATTCTCAAGGGGGCTAAACTCTCCTCTATATCATCCTGGGCAGCAGCAGGATTAGCTGCCAGAAGGCCAAGCACTATACATAGGGAGATCACAAATCCTATATCTGCTGGCCTGCATGGTATCGCAATCTTCATTCACTCCACCTCATTGCTATTTCCATTATCTTCCTTTCGATTACTGTGGGTTTATATGCGCCAGTTTATAACTCTCTAACTATATAGCATTTTCCCGATTTATAGCGAATTTTTCCCATGAATATATCGATAATGCCGTGACTGCGATACGATAATATACTGAAACCTATCCCTGACAATATCGAAATCGTTCGTGGCATCTTCGCAAAGGGAAAGTACAGGAAATCTCCCTTGCGATCATTAGTCGAAAAAAGAGCATGGAGGAGATAAGAGTTGAAATCAATCTTGAAGGCAACCTGTCTAGCCGCTGCATTGATGATCCTCGCCTGCAGCGCGATGGCATCGGTGGTCGTAAATGAGATAGAGCTGAACCCTCCGGAGGGGGGAGCGGAATGGATCGAGCTTTTTAACTCCGGAAACGAGAGCGTCGACATAAGCAGCTGGACGGCCATCATCACCGATGGCAGCTGGAAGGGAGAATTCTCCCCTGTACCCCTGGGTACGATTCTTCCCGCAGGAGGATTCTATGTCCTGGATGGCCAGGAATCCTGGAACCATACTGACGGAGGATACTGCACCCTCTATAGTGCATCTGGTGAGGAGGTAGACAGGACCGCCCTTCGCCTGGATAGCTTGGGAAACGACTTTACCTATGGCAGGAATCCGGACGGATACGATACGAACACCGATGGCGACTGGGGTCTGGCTTCTGCCACCCGTGGTGCGACCAATGTGCGCTGAGCGGTCATATGCTGCAGTTTTGGGATTGAGGGATCTTGGAATCTAAGGATAAATCAAAATGGAGGATGACGACACGTCCGGCATCAAGAGGCGGCATCAGAGCGTCTCTGGCCTTTTTATGCCTGCTGGCATTCTCAGCCTCTGGAATCTGCGACGTGGTCATAAACGAGATTGAACTGAGCGCGCCCCATAACGAAACTGTGTGGGTGGAGCTCTACAATGCGGGTGATGACCCTGTGGACCTTACCGGCTGGACGGTGCAGATCGAAGACGGGGCCTGGAAGGGTATCATTCCTCTGCAGGGAATCATAGATCCCCTGGGATTCAAGGTGGCGAAGGGCAAGGACGCCTGGGCGACAACTGGCAACGGTACAGTCTATCTGTATGATGCCCTTGGAGAGAATATGGATCGAGTATATCCCCAGAGCGACCAGAGCCACTCTCACTTCGCTTATGGCCGGATCCCGGACGGCAGGAGGAGGGGCACCAGTGCAGACTTCGCCTTCCTGAGGGCAAGCATCGGCATGTCCAATGGCAGAGAGGTGCAAAAATAAATATAATCGAGATCAGGGCGGGAGACGAAAATAGCAGGGGATTTGAGAAAGGAGGGGCCTCGCTGTTTCATATGGGTGAGATGGAAATCTGAAGCCTAATCCAAGTAATCGCCAAAATGCCGAGATATCGCCATTTATGAATAATCTCAATACCAATCTTCCATCAGGTCGGAATTCCAAGGGGGAGTCATACCCGGAGAATGAAAATCGCTATCCTGAGGTTACCCATATGAAACAGCGAAGAGCTAAAAAAAGAGATGATAGGGCCAGGATCCAATCTCGATTCGGCCACATTCTCAGGGATGGTTCACGCTGATGGGCTTGAGGAAGATGTTGTTTGCCTCATCGCTTTCCGCCACAACTCCGCCGGAATCGACCAAAACCTTGGTATTGATGTTAGCATACCAGCTGGGGTAGCCGTCATAGGTGCAAGTCAATATCTTTCCGCCTCGTGCCACCAATCCATCCACTTCCCAGCTGCATCCCAGATTCCGGTAGTTCTCCCCGGGCCACCACTGGACACTGAACGGACCGGATGAGCCGGTGCCCTGGTTGTAAACTCCAAGCCTCACAGTTACCGGCGATCCCTGAACTGGCGTTTCGGGATTCAGTGAGAACTCGCTGACAAATAGGTCAGGAGATCCCGACGCCGACCCAGGTCCAACCGGTCCCGGCGATCCTGCGCCAGGCTTGCTCACGCTGATGGGCTTGAGGAAGATGTTGTTTGCCTCATCGCTTTCCGCCACAACTCCGCCGGAGTCGACCAAAACCTTGGTATTGATGTTAGCATACCAGCTGGGGTAGCCGTCATAGGTGCAAGTCAATATCTTTCCGCCTCGTGCCACCAATCCATCCACTTCCCAGCTGCATCCCAGATTCCGGTAGTTCTCCCCGGGCCACCACTGGACACTGAACGGACCGGATGAGCCGGTGCCCTGGTTGTAAACTCCAAGCCTCACAGTTACCGGAGATCCCTGAACTGGCGTTTCGGGATTCAGTGAGAACTCGCTGACAAATAGGTCAGGAGAGCCAGACGCCGACCCAGGTCCAACCGGTCCCGGCGATCCTGCGCCAGGCTTGCTCACGCTGATGGGCTTGAGGAAGATGTTGTTTGCCTCATCGCTTTCCGCCACAACTCCGCCGGAGTCGACCAAAACCTTGGTATTGATGTTAGCATACCAGCTGGGGTAGCCGTCGTAGGTGCAAGTCAATATCTTTCCGCCTCGTGCCACCAATCCATCCACTTCCCAGCTGCATCCCAGATTCCGGTAGTTTTCACCAGGCCACCACTGGACACTGAACGGACCGGATGAGCCGGTGCCCTGGTTGTAAACTCCAAGCCTCACAGTTACCGGAGATCCCTGAACTGGCGTTTCGGGATTCAGTGAGAACTCGCTGACAAATAGGTCAGGAGAGCCAGACGCCGACCCAGGTCCAACCGGTCCCGGCGATCCTGCGCCAGGCTTGCTCACGCTGATGGGCTTGAGGAAGATGTTGTTTGCCTCATCGCTTTCCGCCACAACTCCGCCGGAGTCGACCAAAACCTTGGTATTGATGTTAGCATACCAGCTGGGGTAGCCGTCGTAGGTGCAAGTCAATATCTTTCCGCCTCGTGCCACCAATCCATCCACTTCCCAGCTGCATCCCAGATTCCGGTAGTTTTCACCAGGCCACCACTGGACACTGAACGGACCGGATGAGCCGGTGCCCTGGTTGTAAACTCCAAGCCTCACAGTTACCGGAGATCCCTGAACTGGCGTTTCGGGATTCAGTGAGAACTCGCTGACAAATAGGTCAGGAGCTGCCTCGGCCATAAACATTGAGAGCCAAGCCACCAGGCCTATAACCAGAAAATATCTATTTAGTCCTTTCATATTTATCACCAAAGATTGCTCAGTCGAATGTCCATGTCATGCTGTTCGCTTATCTTAATCTGACAACATCGCTCCGACCACGACGACATACTAACAGGTTCCTGATCGAGAGATGATTGAAGTGCGGCTTCAGTTTCAGTTAGATTATTGCTCTGAATTGCCCAGGAGCATTCCTTAAAATGTTATCTTGATGATCATTTATTAATGTTTTGCACTGAAGCGCCGGAGCCTTCGGAGAAGGCTCAATTTCTGGTTCCTCACTGTTTTGTATGGATGAGATGGAAATCTGAAGCCTAATCCAATCAAGAATGAAAATCGTTATCCTGAGGTTACCCATATGAAACAGCGAAGAGCCAGCACGATGGTTTTACGGTTTCGGCTCTCATTCTATCAACAGGGTATAGGCCATATCCCTCTTGAATCTCTTTGTATGTTCGCTCTTGTTGATTATATTTCCCTGGACATCCCTTTGGGAGATGCTGATGGTGTGCGTCTTGTCTGCACTTAGAGTGAAGCTGGCAACGCCATCAATAGACCCATCTCCCACATCGCTGCTGTAGAAGGCCCCGTCCAGATAGACGTCATATCCTTTTATCCTCTCGCTCTTTATCGTCACCATTGCCCTTCCAGTGGAAATGGTCCCTACATCCAATGGCGAGACTGAAGCGTTATCGGACTTTGCGACCAGGTCCAAGATCAGGGCATTACCAGGCTCGCTCTTCCGAGCTGCTATCATGAAGTATCGCCCCTCTTCCTCTGCCCTCAGCCTGAGGAGATGATATCCTTCAAGGAGATTGAAGCTCCAGCGATCTCGTGTGCCGCTGGCATAAGAGATCAAATAGACGTCCACTTCGCCATACTCGGGCATATAAATGATTATATCCACATCCTCTCCCTGGATGGCTTTGAGGTAGTGGCTCCACTGCAAGTCATTTCGAATCCAGAGCTGGCATGAGAATGGCAGGGATGCGAGCTCCGAGAAGTTCAGAAGATGCGATCCGATATTAAGCGAAGGAGTCTCGGCATCGCCCGGATTGAAGGCCAGAGGAGCAGATAGCTTTGTGGCCATTTTCTCATCCGCCCCTGTCTCATCGCTGACCCAAGGGGCTTCTGTCCAGCTATAATTGGACTTGGGCAAGGCTTGAGCCGATGCAGCCAGGAGCAGGAGCAGGATCACAATCATCAGACCGATCAATTCTCGAAGGGGGATGGAGATTGGATGCAGGCGCAAGCGTCCCATGGCTTACATCGTCTCCAGGGCGGATATGCCCAGGGTCTCCAGGGTGGTTCGCAGGGCGTTTCTGGCCGCTTTAGCCAGAGCCAGCCTGGCATCCCGAAGCTCAAAAGATGCATCCAGCACTGGGCTGTAGCGGTAGAAGAGGTTGAAGCTCTCCGCCAGCTCGCGGGCATATGTGGCCAGATGATGGGGCTTTAGCTCGCATGCTGCCCTGTCGATGACCAGATCGAACTGGGCGATCTTCTTGATCAGGGCGACCTCATAATCGCTTACCAGCAGATCAGCCTGGAACTTTTCACTCTGTTCGCCTTTGCGAAGGATGCTGCAGGCCCGGGCATGGGAGTACTGGATGAAGGGGGCTGACAGCTTCTCGAAGTCTAAGGCCTGCTTCCAGTCGAAGGTGGTGGCCTTGTCCGCGGATACCTTTACCACATCGTAGCGCACTGCACCGCTGGCTACCTGGCGGGCCACCTCCTTTAAAAACTCCGGGCTCTCATCAGGCCGGCGGGCCCTAACCTCTTCCATAGCCTGTTTTTCCACCTCATCCAATAGCTCGTCCGCGGAGATGAACTTGCCCTTGCGGGTGCTCATGGAGCCTGTAGGCAGAGAGACGAACTCGAATATCACCACCTCCGGCTCGCGGACGCCTAAAAGGCCCAAAGCCACTCGCAGCTGTCCGGAGACCAATTTATGGTCCGCTCCAAGGATATCCACAGAGCGATCGGAGTTGGCCGACTTCCAGCGGTGGTAGGCCAGGTCGCGAGTGATGTATAGCGATGTCCCATTGGCTCTTTTCAGGACCATCTTCTTCTCAAAGCCATAATCATTCAGGTCCAGCTGAAGAGATCCCTCATCCCAGGCGACAAGGCCGGTCTTCTCCAGGCTTTCTACGATCTCGGCCACGCTGCCATCCCGCACGAACTCCGACTCCCAGTGGTAGCTGTCGTGGCAGATGTTCATCCTCTGCAAGGTCTGTTCTATTCCGCCGATAGCATAACGAACGGCAGACTGGACCTTGGCGGTGACCTCCGGATCGCCTGCCTCATAGAGCTGGATCACCCGGTCTGCCTCCTCCCGGATGGCGGGATTGCTCTCCATCTCCTTGTTTGCGGCAATGTAGACCCGAGCGATGGCATGGTCCGGCTTGCTGCCGTCCAGCTGGAAGTGATCCAATCCCACCACCACCATCGCCTCCTGGCGGCCCATGTCGTTGACGTAGTACTGGGCGTCCACAGTGCAGCCCGCCCGGCGCAGTATTCTGACCAGGGTATCGCCGATCACTGAGTTTCTGATATGGCCCACATGGAGCGGCCCGTCCGGATTGGCGGAGGTGTGCTCCACTATGACCTTCTCGTTCATCCTCCCAGTCCAGGCATTGTCTGCCAGGGCCTGGTTCAAGACAGCATTCAGGAACGCTCGGTTCATGAAGAAGTTGAGGTAGGGGCCGGCAAGCTCCACCTTTTCTACATAGCGGAATTCATGGGGGATCGCCTGGTGGATCTCTCCAGCTATGGCGGCCGGGCTCTTCTTGAGGACCGGTGCCAGGCGGAAGGCCACTGAAGAGGCCAGATCGGCATGGGGGGTAAGCTCAAGCCCCAGGCTGTTTATACCCTCCTCTGGCGCGAAGCCACAGCGATCGAGGGCGCTTTTCAGCAGGCCCTCGACCTCGCTCATAAAATCAAGAAACATGGAAACACCATAATTAGATCTGAGTCCTCTGAAAGGATGAATCGATATAAGGATTACGTTGCGATTTCTTTTGTCTCAAATTCAGGAAAGGGCACTATCTAGAAATCAAGTGAAATTTGGTTTTTTGTCAGCGAGAAATTATCCTATCCCCGATATTATTGCTAATGTGGTCGCATAAATCGTTATAATTTGATTCGATCAAAATAGATTTATCAAAATAGATTATAAATTAATATCTATATTTTAAAAAATTTCGTTGGCTATAACTATGGCGTTAGATGCGGTTAGCGGTGCTGAATCTTTTAACCCGTATCTAGAAAAGGAATGAACATAAAGAATGCATCGAGTAGCGTCTTTTGAGGTCTTCCAAAGACTCCGGCTTTCTTCAGCGCAGAGAGCTTTATCTGCTCTTTGATTCCAAGTTCCTCTAACTGCTTTTTTCTATGAGTCTTGAGGCTTGCTGAATAGAAATTTTCTATAGGATTGTTTGTAGCTGGAGCATTATCGACAAAGTAAAACGCTGTAAGATTTGGCCAAAGCTCTTCGATTTTCGCCAGTCTTTTTCTTACAGATATCATGAACGAGTCAGATTGCATCTTTAAAATTTTAAAATTATTTAAAGCTTCATAATAATCTCTTTGTTTAAGGTTTTTGTTTTCCCTTCTGCGTTTCAACTCCAAATCTCGGACGAATTTATGAAATGCGTTCTTTGCCTCCTTAATCCAGGACTTATATTCCTTGTCGCTTCTCTGTTTCATGGTTTTCTCTTCTTCGATCAAGCAGGAAAGAAACTCTATCTCAGGCTCACGATCATAAAATATATTAAGCAATCTGTATTTAATTAATTCCTGTTCAATGCTCGTTTTTCGAGGAAAATCATTGACTATGAGCTTATTCAAATGGAGCAAACAGAATTGATGGATGACCTTATTACCGAAAACTCTTTTAAAAATATCACTGTATCCTCGGTAGAGATCTGTGACAATAAATATCTGCTTTTGGGTATCAAGATTTCTTCGAAGGAAACTTTCGATAGTATCGGCGTCTTTTGAATCATAAAGTTCATCCGCGATTACTTGCCTTGTTACCGAATCAAGGAGTGTCAAGCGATACTTTTGGTTTCGACCTGCCTTGGGATGTTGCTCATCATAATGCACAAACTGGATATTTTTGACCGGAGGGATATCCATCTCATCAATCGCGCACTGGACCATGTTCCGGATAGTATCTTTATCCCGAGGATATAGATAGCCCATTATCGATTCTATCACTTCATAAGATACGTGGTTAAGCCTCAGACGAGTGCAGATTTCCGTGATAATCCCTAAGAAGTCTGCCTTTAGATTGACCCAGAAGTCTCGATTTTCTTCAGTTGACTTTCCGCAAGCGCCACATAAATATTTCCCGACGTTTGCCCCTCCGAGATGTCTCTTCTGGCAGGTGTTAAAACCATTATGGCTCATTGGATGGCCACATTCGGGACATAATGGCGGCACTATTTTCCGAAAAATACCGCT
Proteins encoded in this window:
- a CDS encoding ChaB family protein; the protein is MPYANISELPKSVRNLPSRAKTIYMKAFNSCWEDLEIEDETAREKASHESAWSAVKEQYEKDDETGEWVKSDGYAGRRSRHRKSRSSGTSLQAKAHA
- a CDS encoding lamin tail domain-containing protein; the protein is MKSILKATCLAAALMILACSAMASVVVNEIELNPPEGGAEWIELFNSGNESVDISSWTAIITDGSWKGEFSPVPLGTILPAGGFYVLDGQESWNHTDGGYCTLYSASGEEVDRTALRLDSLGNDFTYGRNPDGYDTNTDGDWGLASATRGATNVR
- a CDS encoding lamin tail domain-containing protein gives rise to the protein MESKDKSKWRMTTRPASRGGIRASLAFLCLLAFSASGICDVVINEIELSAPHNETVWVELYNAGDDPVDLTGWTVQIEDGAWKGIIPLQGIIDPLGFKVAKGKDAWATTGNGTVYLYDALGENMDRVYPQSDQSHSHFAYGRIPDGRRRGTSADFAFLRASIGMSNGREVQK
- a CDS encoding CARDB domain-containing protein, whose translation is MFMAEAAPDLFVSEFSLNPETPVQGSPVTVRLGVYNQGTGSSGPFSVQWWPGENYRNLGCSWEVDGLVARGGKILTCTYDGYPSWYANINTKVLVDSGGVVAESDEANNIFLKPISVSKPGAGSPGPVGPGSASGSPDLFVSEFSLNPETPVQGSPVTVRLGVYNQGTGSSGPFSVQWWPGENYRNLGCSWEVDGLVARGGKILTCTYDGYPSWYANINTKVLVDSGGVVAESDEANNIFLKPISVSKPGAGSPGPVGPGSASGSPDLFVSEFSLNPETPVQGSPVTVRLGVYNQGTGSSGPFSVQWWPGENYRNLGCSWEVDGLVARGGKILTCTYDGYPSWYANINTKVLVDSGGVVAESDEANNIFLKPISVSKPGAGSPGPVGPGSASGSPDLFVSEFSLNPETPVQGSPVTVRLGVYNQGTGSSGPFSVQWWPGENYRNLGCSWEVDGLVARGGKILTCTYDGYPSWYANINTKVLVDSGGVVAESDEANNIFLKPISVNHP
- the argS gene encoding arginine--tRNA ligase; the protein is MFLDFMSEVEGLLKSALDRCGFAPEEGINSLGLELTPHADLASSVAFRLAPVLKKSPAAIAGEIHQAIPHEFRYVEKVELAGPYLNFFMNRAFLNAVLNQALADNAWTGRMNEKVIVEHTSANPDGPLHVGHIRNSVIGDTLVRILRRAGCTVDAQYYVNDMGRQEAMVVVGLDHFQLDGSKPDHAIARVYIAANKEMESNPAIREEADRVIQLYEAGDPEVTAKVQSAVRYAIGGIEQTLQRMNICHDSYHWESEFVRDGSVAEIVESLEKTGLVAWDEGSLQLDLNDYGFEKKMVLKRANGTSLYITRDLAYHRWKSANSDRSVDILGADHKLVSGQLRVALGLLGVREPEVVIFEFVSLPTGSMSTRKGKFISADELLDEVEKQAMEEVRARRPDESPEFLKEVARQVASGAVRYDVVKVSADKATTFDWKQALDFEKLSAPFIQYSHARACSILRKGEQSEKFQADLLVSDYEVALIKKIAQFDLVIDRAACELKPHHLATYARELAESFNLFYRYSPVLDASFELRDARLALAKAARNALRTTLETLGISALETM
- a CDS encoding transposase — translated: MTEMQLSLINFPYREMLSNIFQDYSNDFEFTASGIFRKIVPPLCPECGHPMSHNGFNTCQKRHLGGANVGKYLCGACGKSTEENRDFWVNLKADFLGIITEICTRLRLNHVSYEVIESIMGYLYPRDKDTIRNMVQCAIDEMDIPPVKNIQFVHYDEQHPKAGRNQKYRLTLLDSVTRQVIADELYDSKDADTIESFLRRNLDTQKQIFIVTDLYRGYSDIFKRVFGNKVIHQFCLLHLNKLIVNDFPRKTSIEQELIKYRLLNIFYDREPEIEFLSCLIEEEKTMKQRSDKEYKSWIKEAKNAFHKFVRDLELKRRRENKNLKQRDYYEALNNFKILKMQSDSFMISVRKRLAKIEELWPNLTAFYFVDNAPATNNPIENFYSASLKTHRKKQLEELGIKEQIKLSALKKAGVFGRPQKTLLDAFFMFIPFLDTG